A genome region from Aphelocoma coerulescens isolate FSJ_1873_10779 chromosome Z unlocalized genomic scaffold, UR_Acoe_1.0 ChrZ, whole genome shotgun sequence includes the following:
- the LOC138103647 gene encoding relaxin-3-like yields MGMAKLRLLCAAVALLCAAAPGHPGAVLPAGEGDGYGVKLCGREFIRAVIFTCGGSRWKRLSLLAVEPAPAADSAQTASNKLLGSFNLQSVLDPEVEQLQRSSPFLGWETFKDLYSLNYYNEYAPVAGDLKKLVRQVEEAVQNDRGGTGNANPMESSSYLWARYPRRKRESLGLAGMCCKWGCTKAEISTICRV; encoded by the exons ATGGGGATGGCCAAGCTGCGACTGCTGTGCGCCGCCGTGGCACTGCTGTGTGCCGCAGCGCCGGGGCACCCCGGCGCCGTGCTGCCCGCGGGCGAGGGGGACGGCTACGGGGTGAAGCTGTGCGGCCGCGAGTTCATCCGCGCCGTCATCTTCACCTGCGGCGGGTCCCGCTGGAAGCGGCTCTCCCTGCTGGCGGTGGAGCCAGCGCCCGCGGCCG ATTCTGCACAAACAGCAAGTAACAAACTCCTGGGAAGCTTCAACCTGCAATCAGTTTTGGATCCTGAagtggagcagctgcagagaagCAGCCCATTTCTTGGATGGGAGACGTTTAAGGACTTGTATAGTTTAAATTACTATAATGAATATGCCCCTGTGGCAGGTGACTTAAAAAAACTAGTTCGTCAGGTAGAGGAGGCTGTTCAAAATGACAGGGGAGGAACAGGAAATGCAAATCCCATGGAATCCAGCAGCTACCTTTGGGCCAGGTATCCCAGAAGAAAAAGGGAGTCTCTGGGTTTGGCAGGAATGTGTTGTAAATGGGGCTGTACAAAAGCTGAAATTAGTACTATATGCAGAGTTTAA